The window CTTTAGCAACTCGTTCCCAGCGCTGGTCGCGATCCATGGAGTAATACCTGCCTATGACACTGGCGATTTGAGCAGGAGTTTTAGCAATGTGTTGTTCTAACTCCTCTAGAAATCCAGCACCTGATTTTGGGTCTACATCTCGCCCATCAGTAAAGGCGTGAATGAATACATCTTCTAAGCCACTGTCTAGAGCAACATCTATCAAGGCTTTCAAGTGATTGATATGTGCATGAACGCCACCATCAGATACTAATCCTGCAAAGTGGACTTTTCTGCTGTTCGCTTTCGCGAAAGCGAAGGCATCCACAAGTACTTGCTCATCTTTAAGTGTATTTTCCCGTACGGCTTTATTGATTTTGGCAAGGTCTTGATAGACAATGCGACCAGCGCCAAGATTCATATGACCTACCTCGCTGTTTCCCATCTGTCCATCAGGCAATCCCACGTGTTCACCGTCCGTACGTAAAGTGGCGTTTGGGTATTTCTCGTAAAGACTGTCTATGTATGGCGTGTTTGCCTGTGCGATCGCGCTGACTTTAGGGTCTTGGGTAATTCCCCAACCGTCCAAAATCATCAACATGGTTTTCTTATTCAATGGAATGGTTTTAAACAAATAAAGGTAAGCAATCGCAGATTTGCGAGTGATAAAATCGACTTAAGATTGCGCAATCGCCTGCGCCACCATCCAGCCACCCGTCCAGGCATTCTGAAAATTGAAGCCGCCGGTAATTGCATCAATATTCAAAATCTCTCCAGCAAAATATAGATTCTCCTGTTTACGGGATGCAAACGTTCTAAAGTCCACTTCTTTTAAGTCAATCCCACCGGCAGTCACGAACTCTTCTTTGAAAGTGCTTTTTCCATCAATCTTGAAAACGCTTGCAGTAAGTAGGCTAGATAGATCTTTTAAGGTCTGGTTGGAGCAATCCTGCCAGGTCTTGTCTTGAAGCTCTGCCGCTTCCACTAAATAACTCCAAAGACGTTTTGGGATCTCATACAATCGATCGTTAGAGATTTGTTTTTTGCTATCGTCGCGTTTGGCTAGGAGCATTTCATAACAGTCATCAGTCGATAAATGGTTGAGCCAATTGATAACCAAATCAAACTTATACCCTGAACTGTTCAGTTCCACGGCGCCCCATGCGCTCATTTTTAAAATGGCTGGTCCTGAAAAACCCCAGTGGGTAATTAGTAAAGGTCCTTGAGATTCTAACTTCAATTGCGGAATCTCTACTCGAGCTTCCAACGCGATTCCAGCCAATTCAGTTATTGCCTTATCTACTATATTAAAAGTAAATAGGGATGGGACGGCATCAGCAATCGTATGATTTAAGGTCTTCATCAGCTCCCAAATCTTAGGGCTGCTGCCTGCGGTCACCACCAGATGGTCGCAAGCGAATTCATCAGTTTTGGTAACGACTTTCCACTGATCTCCACGTTCAATGGAGGCTACATTTTGAGAAGTCTGGACATCAATATTATATTTCTCGGTCAACTTCAAAAAGCAATCAATGATCGTTTGGGAAGAATCGGTGATGGGAAACATGCGGCCATCATCCTCAATCTTGAGTTCTACGCCATGGTTAGAGAACCACTCTATAGTATCGCCTGTCATAAACTTATGAAATGGCCCGAGCAATTCTTTCTCCCCACGCGGATAATTTCCCGTCAACGGCCGCGGGTCAAATTCGGCATGCGTGACGTTGCAACGACCTCCACCTGAAATGCGTACTTTTTGAAGGACGTCTTTTCCACGTTCCAAAATGGTAATGGAAAGATCAGGGCGTTGTTCTGCTAGATTGATGGCGGTAAAGAAACCTGCAGCACCACCGCCGACTATGATCACATCTGTATTTGTATGATGTGGCGCCATTAATTCCTATGCCAAATAACTTCAGCTGTCTTTTTATTAATTGCTTTCAACAAACTTTCGGCGCTGTCCTCGACTTTGATGTCGCCATTGTTGATCAGCCACAAGATCGCCTTGTCTTGCGCGCGGCCCTTCATCATGGCTTCCCGATAACCCATTCCTTCCGGAGGGAAGGTGACTAGTGAATATTTTGAAGAGTATTCCGCTTTCGCGAAAGCAGACTCGAGTTTCATCTCTATCGCACGCTTGATCTGGAAATCTGGATGCGAAACGCTGTCGCGCATCTCTACAAAATTGTCCAACGCAAGGTCTGCAATAGCATCCGTATCTGGTTTGCGCTCCACAGAAAATCGCTTCATCGCTTCTTCCCAAGTATCGCATTCATCTAGAATTTTATCGAAGACTAAAACATCTTCAAAGCCTGCGTTCATCCCTTGTCCATAAAATGGAACAATAGCGTGACTGGCGTCGCCCATCATGAGCACCTTGCCATAGGCGGTCCATGGCGAACAACGTACGGTTCCTAATGGTGGGGTGGGGTTTGCTTGATATTGTTTTACCAAGTCTGGAATTTCAGCGAGGACATCGGGAAATTCTTCTTTGAAAAAATCGAGAATTTGGTTTTCTGTCTGAATCTTTTCAAAACTGCGCTCCCCTTCCTTAAACTGCATGAATAAGGTCATGGTAAAACTACCATCACGATTAGGTAAGGCTATCAACATAAATCCTCCACGCGGCCAGATGTGAAGGGCATGTTTGTCGATACGCCATCCACCATTAGCTGCTGGGGGCATGTTAAGCTCCTTGTAGGCGTGAGGCAACCATTTAGTACTATAAGAGAAATAAAAGTCCCGCTGTCGCGCCATCGCCTGGCGTACTTTAGAGCCTGCGCCATCGGTTCCTAGTAAGATGTCAGGGTTCCATTGCTGGATCTCCTCACTTTCGGAGTCTTTATATTCTATACTTCCATTCTTCACGTCAACACTCACGACTTCATCGTTGAAATCGATTTGTACTTGATCATACTCATCAGCCTTGTCCAGTAATAGCTTGTTGAGGTCTTCTCTAGAGATGGAATTGATATAATCTTCCTCACGGCCACTGTAGTTTGAGGTAAGAACCTTCCCATTTTTAGGATGAATCATTCGCGCCTTCATAGGAATGCACAAATCCTTCACTTTGTCGCCCAGTCCAACCATTTTTAAAGCATTCAAACCGCGATCTGACAAGGCTAAATTGATAGAGCGTCCTGCATCTATAATTTTATCTCGCATGTCTGGACGCTTCTCCAGTACATTGACATTATAACCACGCTGCGCCAATCGCAAGCCCAATAAAGAGCCACATAATCCTGCTCCTGTGATCAGGATGTTGGTTTGTTTATTGGATACTTTCATGCAATAGGTACTAATAGATAATTTACATTTCGGAACTTAGGATCTGGACAAAATTCCAGCAATCCATATAGGAATTGTATAATGGGGTAGGAGCTACTCGTATCACATCTGGTTCTCGCCAGTCTGCTATTACTCCTTTGTTGCTAATCGCTTCAAATAAGCTTTTGTCTGCATTCTTTACTGCCAGTGATAATTGGCAACCACGATCCTTAGGATTTTTAGGAGTGATGATTTTGATGTGATCTCCTTCTATATTATGAACTAAAAACTCAAGGTAATTGGTCAGATCCTTTGATTTGGCAAGCAAATTTTGAAAACCAGCTTCCATAAATAAATCCATACTAGCTCGAATTGGTGCCATGCTTAAGATAGGAGCATTGCTTTGTTGCCAGCCTTCAGCACCATATATAGCGTCAAACTTTGGATCCATCAAGAATCGTTCTTCTTTATTATGACCCCACCAGCCCGCCATGCGATCAAGTGTATTATTGTCTGCGTGCCTTTCGTGAACAAAGCAACCTGCAATGCTTCCCGGGCCTGAGTTCATATACTTATAAGTACACCATACGGCAAAATCAGCACCGCTGTTATGTAAATCTAGATCTACATTCCCTGCACCGTGAGCACAATCAAATCCAACCATCGCACCATGGGAGTGACCCAGTTCTGTAATCTTCTTTAGATCAAAAAACTGACCCGTGTAGTAGTTAATAGACGCAATCATGACCAGTGCAATCTCATCCCCATGTTGTTGAAAAATCGTTTGGAGGTCTTCTATCTCTAAGGTATTGCTCTCTGGACGTGGCTGCCATAAAATAATGTCTTCTTTAGGATTGCCACCATGCCATTTGATCTGGCTGTCTACCGCATAGGTATCGCTAGGAAACGCATCGGCTTCCATTATAATTTTGCGACGTTTACCTGATGGTTTGTAAAAGCTGACCATCATGAAGTGTAGATTAGGCGTCAATGTATTCATGACCACCACTTCATGTGGCTTAGCACCTACAACCTCAGCCATAGGCTCTGTTAAAAACTCATGGTATCGCGTCCATGGAAATGTCTTGTCAAAATGACCTTTCACACCTAGATCAGCCCAATCCTTAAGTTCGTCTTGTACAAACTGCGCTGCTTTTTTAGGTTGAAGCCCTAGGGAATTACCACATAAGTAAATGCTTTCGCTGCCGTCCGTATGCTTTGGAATGTGAAAGCTTTCGCGAAAGCGAGATAAACCATCTGCAGCATCCAGTGATTGAGCATATTCTTTGGTTGGTTCGAAACCCATATTATTGTTTTGTAACGTTGACGTCTGTAAAATAAATATTCAACGCGCCATCTGGAGTGCGATGATTGGTGGCTATTTTAATCCCTTGATAATCGTTATAATCTTCGAATGATGTGGTCATGGCTGGATTAGTCTCTCCTTTAGGATAGTACATCCATTTGGTAATCATTCCATTATTATCGATAACCATATCATAGCGATCTCCAGGCGTGTAACCATCGTTACCTGTGTATTGAACTTGTACCATGTCTCCTTCAGTAGACTCTGGATAGGTGATTTCCTTACCTGTATCCCAGGCCAATTTAAATTGAGGAACCAACCAGTACACATCGTTTATAAAGGCACGGTCAGCACTTACTGCTAGACTGTCTAATTGTTGATTGCGATTATAGGAAACCGTATCTGTGGCTGTGGTTAGAGTAACCTGATCAGTTTGCGGGTTCCATTGCCACTGGCGCGATGCCATTTTCTCGCCATTACGTTCTATATTAAAGGTAAAGTCCAGTTGCTTTACGTCACTCCATTGGTCAAGACCACTATTTTGAGCCACTTGCATGGCAAGTTCCGGAGTCTCTTCAACGATTACTTCTTTTGATTCTTCTTGTTTACAAGAGATCATCGCTACTGCGATGGCGGAAAGGAGGATGTACTTGTTCATAGGTAATGGGTTGTTGTGTTATAGAGTTCAAAAATACGATTTATAGGTCGGTATGAAATTGTAAAGCTTTGTGAATATGGACGTCGTGATACGATTCAAAAGTACCTTTGCAGTGTGAGAAAGAGAAAGGTACAACGCGATATTAGCAACCGTAGAAAAAATGTCATCATATTGCTGCTAGGGACATTGATTGCTATTGGCCCATTTTCAATTGATACTTATTTACCTGCTTTTAAGCAAATAGCCGGAGATTTCGGTGTTGAGACCAGTGCTATAGGACTTACGCTAACTACTTATTTTATTGGAATAGGGTTGGGCCAATTGGCATATGGTCCATTAATGGATAAATACGGTCGTAGAAAACCATTGATAGTAGGGTTGACTCTATATATACTTATGAGTATTCTTTGTGGTATCGCTTGGAATTTGTGGTCATTAGCCTTCTTCCGATTCTTTATGGCATTAGGCGGTTGTGCAGGAATGGTCGCTAGTAAGGCAGTAGTTAGAGATTACTTTGATAAGGATAAGGTGGCAGATGTATTGAGTACCTTAATGTTAATCATGGGAGTCGCTCCTATTATAGCACCTACAGTGGGCGGTTTTATAATTACAACTTTTCACTGGGAAGTAGTTTTCTTTTCTCTTGCTGGTTTCGCAGCTTTTATGCTGTTCAATGTGGTGTATGTGCTTCCAGAGAGTGCAGAGCCCAATAGGTCTACTAGTCTTCATCCTAAAAGAGTTGCTCGAGAATATTGGTCTATATATAAGAACAAAGATTTCTTTCTTTTCTCTACAACGCGCGGTTTTGCCATAGGTGCATTGTTAGCTTATGTTGCCAGTGCGCCTTTTGTGTTTATAGAGTATTTCGAGATGAGTGAAGATATGTTTGGATACATCTTTGGCGGCAATGCTGCAGGTCTTATTTTAGGAAGCCAATTGAACCGATTGTTTCTCAGAAGGTTTACCACGTTCCAAATCACATTTACTATTGCAATTTTGATGGCCATTCTTACCATGGGAATCACTATTTATAGTTTCTGGATCGCTCCACAGTTCTGGGTCATCTATCCAGGCTTATTTACGATGCTTTTTTTCATTGGTTTCCAAAATCCTAATGTTACCGCATTGAGCCTGCAACCATTTAATTTGCAGGCAGGTAGTGCGAGTGCACTTGTAGGTGCAGTAAGCATGATCTTCGGCAGCATTGCCAGCACATTGGTAGCTCAATTATTGACGGATAGTATTATGCCGCTATTGTCTATCGTGACCTTTTGTAGCATTGCAGGTTGCATCGCAGTCGTTTACTATAAGGTGCAATATGGTCGTGGGTACGCTTTCGCGAAAGCGTATTACCATCATCCTCACCGCATCAAGCAACGTCAGGAGGCAGCTTAAGGTATTTGAATACAGTAGAACTACCTTGAAGCAGGTATTTGTTGTATGTACAAACAATTAGTAAATTTGTAAGAAAGATAGCTATGAAAAAGACAATTCACCCAGCAGAGAGTAGAGGTCATGCAAATCACGGATGGCTTAAAGCAAACCACAGTTTCAGCTTTGCAAGCTGGTATGATCCAGCGCGCATCCATTTTGGAGCAATTCGTGTACTCAACGATGACACTATAGCGCCAGGAGCAGGATTCCCCACTC of the Nonlabens marinus S1-08 genome contains:
- a CDS encoding multidrug effflux MFS transporter — its product is MRKRKVQRDISNRRKNVIILLLGTLIAIGPFSIDTYLPAFKQIAGDFGVETSAIGLTLTTYFIGIGLGQLAYGPLMDKYGRRKPLIVGLTLYILMSILCGIAWNLWSLAFFRFFMALGGCAGMVASKAVVRDYFDKDKVADVLSTLMLIMGVAPIIAPTVGGFIITTFHWEVVFFSLAGFAAFMLFNVVYVLPESAEPNRSTSLHPKRVAREYWSIYKNKDFFLFSTTRGFAIGALLAYVASAPFVFIEYFEMSEDMFGYIFGGNAAGLILGSQLNRLFLRRFTTFQITFTIAILMAILTMGITIYSFWIAPQFWVIYPGLFTMLFFIGFQNPNVTALSLQPFNLQAGSASALVGAVSMIFGSIASTLVAQLLTDSIMPLLSIVTFCSIAGCIAVVYYKVQYGRGYAFAKAYYHHPHRIKQRQEAA
- a CDS encoding FAD-dependent oxidoreductase encodes the protein MKVSNKQTNILITGAGLCGSLLGLRLAQRGYNVNVLEKRPDMRDKIIDAGRSINLALSDRGLNALKMVGLGDKVKDLCIPMKARMIHPKNGKVLTSNYSGREEDYINSISREDLNKLLLDKADEYDQVQIDFNDEVVSVDVKNGSIEYKDSESEEIQQWNPDILLGTDGAGSKVRQAMARQRDFYFSYSTKWLPHAYKELNMPPAANGGWRIDKHALHIWPRGGFMLIALPNRDGSFTMTLFMQFKEGERSFEKIQTENQILDFFKEEFPDVLAEIPDLVKQYQANPTPPLGTVRCSPWTAYGKVLMMGDASHAIVPFYGQGMNAGFEDVLVFDKILDECDTWEEAMKRFSVERKPDTDAIADLALDNFVEMRDSVSHPDFQIKRAIEMKLESAFAKAEYSSKYSLVTFPPEGMGYREAMMKGRAQDKAILWLINNGDIKVEDSAESLLKAINKKTAEVIWHRN
- the kynU gene encoding kynureninase, whose product is MGFEPTKEYAQSLDAADGLSRFRESFHIPKHTDGSESIYLCGNSLGLQPKKAAQFVQDELKDWADLGVKGHFDKTFPWTRYHEFLTEPMAEVVGAKPHEVVVMNTLTPNLHFMMVSFYKPSGKRRKIIMEADAFPSDTYAVDSQIKWHGGNPKEDIILWQPRPESNTLEIEDLQTIFQQHGDEIALVMIASINYYTGQFFDLKKITELGHSHGAMVGFDCAHGAGNVDLDLHNSGADFAVWCTYKYMNSGPGSIAGCFVHERHADNNTLDRMAGWWGHNKEERFLMDPKFDAIYGAEGWQQSNAPILSMAPIRASMDLFMEAGFQNLLAKSKDLTNYLEFLVHNIEGDHIKIITPKNPKDRGCQLSLAVKNADKSLFEAISNKGVIADWREPDVIRVAPTPLYNSYMDCWNFVQILSSEM
- a CDS encoding BaiN/RdsA family NAD(P)/FAD-dependent oxidoreductase, encoding MAPHHTNTDVIIVGGGAAGFFTAINLAEQRPDLSITILERGKDVLQKVRISGGGRCNVTHAEFDPRPLTGNYPRGEKELLGPFHKFMTGDTIEWFSNHGVELKIEDDGRMFPITDSSQTIIDCFLKLTEKYNIDVQTSQNVASIERGDQWKVVTKTDEFACDHLVVTAGSSPKIWELMKTLNHTIADAVPSLFTFNIVDKAITELAGIALEARVEIPQLKLESQGPLLITHWGFSGPAILKMSAWGAVELNSSGYKFDLVINWLNHLSTDDCYEMLLAKRDDSKKQISNDRLYEIPKRLWSYLVEAAELQDKTWQDCSNQTLKDLSSLLTASVFKIDGKSTFKEEFVTAGGIDLKEVDFRTFASRKQENLYFAGEILNIDAITGGFNFQNAWTGGWMVAQAIAQS